One stretch of Salarias fasciatus chromosome 19, fSalaFa1.1, whole genome shotgun sequence DNA includes these proteins:
- the klhl28 gene encoding kelch-like protein 28 gives MDQQDQSYMFASLTRPHSEQLLQGLQLLRQDHELCDIVLRVGDAKIHAHKVVLASISPYFKAMFTGNLSEKETSEVEFQCIDEAALQAIVEYAYTGTVFISQETVESLLPAANLLQVKLVLKECCSFLESQLDAGNCIGISRFAETYGCHDLCLAATKFICENFEEVCQTEEFFELTRAELDEIVSNDCLKVVTEETVFYALESWIKYDVTERQQHLAQLLHCVRLPLLSVKFLTRLYEANHLIRDDHACKHLLNEALKYHFMPEHRLSYQTVLSARPRCAPKVLLAVGGKAGLFATLESMEMYFPQTDSWIGLAPLSVPRYEFGVAVLDHKVYVVGGIATHMRQGISYRRHESTVESWDPESNTWSSVERMAECRSTLGVVVLAGELYALGGYDGQYYLQSVEKYVPKLKEWQPVVPMTKSRSCFATAVLDGMVYAIGGYGPAHMNSVERYDPSKDAWDMVAPMADKRINFGVGVMLGFIFVVGGHNGVSHLSSIERYDPHQNQWTACRPMNEPRTGVGSAIVDNYLYVVGGHSGSSYLNTVQRYDPISDNWLDSSGMMYCRCNFGLTAL, from the exons ATGGACCAGCAGGATCAGTCCTATATGTTTGCAAGTCTGACACGGCCTCactcagagcagctgctgcagggcctCCAGCTCTTGCGGCAGGATCACGAACTATGTGACATTGTCCTACGTGTGGGTGATGCCAAGATCCATGCCCACAAAGTAGTGCTAGCCAGCATCAGCCCTTACTTCAAGGCCATGTTTACGGGTAACCTGTCGGAAAAGGAGACCTCTGAGGTGGAATTCCAGTGCATCGATGAGGCAGCCTTGCAG GCCATCGTTGAGTATGCTTACACCGGCACGGTGTTTATCTCCCAGGAAACAGTGGAATCTCTTTTGCCGGCTGCCAATTTACTCCAGGTTAAGCTTGTACTTAAGGAGTGCTGCTCCTTCTTAGAGAGCCAACTGGATGCTGGGAACTGTATAGGGATCTCCCGCTTTGCAGAGACGTACGGCTGTCATGACCTGTGCCTGGCCGCCACTAAATTCATCTGTGAGAACTTTGAGGAAGTCTGTCAGACGGAGGAGTTTTTCGAACTCACACGGGCCGAGTTGGACGAAATCGTGTCCAATGACTGCCTTAAGGTGGTGACAGAGGAGACTGTTTTCTACGCCCTGGAGTCGTGGATCAAATATGACGTGACTGAGAGACAGCAGCATCTGGCTCAGCTGCTGCACTGTGTTCGCCTTCCACTTCTCAGCGTCAAATTCCTCACTCGCCTATATGAAGCCAACCACCTCATACGGGACGACCACGCCTGCAAGCACCTGCTCAACGAGGCCCTCAAGTACCACTTCATGCCGGAGCACCGGCTGTCCTATCAGACCGTGCTGTCGGCGCGGCCCAGGTGTGCCCCGAAGGTGCTGCTCGCTGTCGGGGGCAAGGCAGGGCTGTTCGCCACATTGGAAAG CATGGAGATGTATTTCCCTCAGACCGACTCGTGGATCGGCCTGGCCCCTCTCAGCGTTCCCCGCTACGAGTTCGGAGTGGCTGTGCTGGACCACAAGGTGTACGTGGTGGGAGGCATCGCCACGCACATGAGGCAAGGCATCAGCTACCGGCGACACGAGAGCACGGTGGAGAGCTGGGACCCCGAGAGCAACACGTGGTCCTCGGTGGAGCGCATGGCCGAGTGCCGCAGCACCCTGGGCGTGGTGGTGCTGGCCGGCGAGCTGTACGCCCTGGGGGGATACGACGGCCAGTACTACCTCCAGTCCGTGGAGAAGTACGTCCCCAAGCTGAAGGAGTGGCAGCCCGTGGTGCCCATGACGAAATCCCGCAGCTGCTTCGCCACAGCTGTGCTGGACGGCATGGTGTACGCGATCGGAGGGTACGGCCCGGCACACATGAACAG CGTGGAGCGGTACGATCCGAGCAAGGACGCCTGGGACATGGTAGCCCCCATGGCAGACAAGAGGATCAACTTTGGCGTGGGTGTCATGCTCGGCTTCATATTTGTGGTGGGGGGACACAACGGCGTGTCCCACCTGTCCAGCATCGAGCGGTACGATCCACACCAGAACCAGTGGACGGCCTGCCGACCCATGAACGAGCCGCGCACCG GCGTGGGCTCTGCTATCGTGGACAACTACCTCTATGTGGTGGGAGGTCACTCCGGGTCGTCCTACCTGAACACTGTCCAGCGCTATGACCCCATCTCGGACAACTGGTTGGACTCCAGCGGCATGATGTACTGCCGTTGTAATTTCGGCCTGACCGCCCTTTGA
- the dorip1 gene encoding dopamine receptor-interacting protein 1, which produces MESRFSVLNDTEDLQTDIENTLHFERSKTLFEEIRASLNNNDEEDRSFWRPVLPWGGVFTIKAGRKALSCIPLYVQIHLKNTCTIDGFLMILYVILRDNQGFRRELAVFLGKQFVEHFLYLMDSCDYTTVKMLWIWNRMSKRQYRSEVHQAALEIDLFGNEHENFTENLENLMSTVQESLCSNPNCPARFQDFIKTTIHISPPHELPHKDPIQSAVDEFFCPKLVLCSELRCDGLREFSQRVFCHGPPAFVILNMQQWKSEELSYVPYHLDLCQHRYLLEGATLFNKEEQHYSAAFQIDGCWMHYDGLRSDNLILLHKPPELLLLSSLVYIRASDR; this is translated from the exons ATGGAGAGTCGATTCTCTGTTTTGAACGACACAGAGGATCTCCAAACAGACATCGAGAACACTTTGCATTTCGAGAG GTCCAAAACGCTGTTCGAAGAAATACGAGCCTCCTTAAACAACAACGACGAGGAGGACCGCTCCTTCTGGAGGCCCGTGCTCCCCTGGGGTGGCGTCTTCACCATCAAGGCTGGACGCAAGGCCTTATCATGCATCCCCCTGTACGTGCAGATCCACCTGAAAAACACCTGCACCATCGACGGCTTCCTCATGATCCTGTACGTGATCCTGAGAGACAACCAGGGCTTCCGCAGGGAGCTGGCCGTCTTCCTGGGAAAGCAGTTTGTGGAGCACTTCCTCTACCTGATGGACTCCTGCGACTACACCACTGTGAAGATGCTGTGGATCTGGAACAGGATGTCCAAGAGACAGTACCGCTCCGAGGTCCACCAGGCCGCGCTGGAGATCGACCTGTTCGGCAATGAGCACGAGAACTTCacggagaacctggagaacctgatgTCCACTGTGCAGGAGAGCCTGTGCAGCAACCCCAACTGTCCGGCGCGCTTCCAGGACTTCATCAAGACCACCATACACATTAG TCCGCCTCATGAACTGCCCCACAAAGACCCCATCCAGTCGGCGGTGGACGAGTTCTTCTGCCCCAAGCTGGTACTCTGCTCAGAGCTGCG GTGTGACGGCCTGAGAGAGTTCTCTCAGAGGGTGTTCTGCCACGGACCCCCGGCCTTCGTCATCCTCAACATGCAGCAGTGGAAGTCCGAGGAGCTGTCCTACGTCCCTTACCACCTGGATCTCTGTCAACACAG gtaCTTACTAGAAGGCGCCACGCTGTTCAACAAGGAGGAGCAGCACTACTCAGCAGCCTTCCAGATCGACGGCTGCTGGATGCACTACGACGGACTGAGGAGTGATAATCTGATCCTCTTGCATAAGCcgccggagctgctgctgctctcctccctgGTCTATATCCGTGCCTCTGACAGGTGA